From Pseudomonas hormoni:
TTCGTTTTGCTCAAGGAACGGATGACCGCCGACGGCAAGCACCACCACGTCCGGACGCAGGTCGAGAATGGTCGCCGCATCGGCTGCCACGCCCAGGCGCAGGTCGACTTTCAGACGCGCCAGCTCCAGTTGGAACCAACGGGTGATACCGGCGATCTGGTCCCGTTGCGGGGCTTTCGAAGCGGTAGTGATCTGCCCGCCGATGAATTCTTTCTTCTCGAACAGGGTCACGTCGTGGCCACGTTCGGCGGACACGCGAGCCGCTTCCATCCCGGCAGGACCGGCACCGACCACCACGACTTTGCGTTTCACACCGGTCGATTTCTCGATGATGTGCGGCACACCCATGTATTCACGGGAAGTCGCGGCGTTCTGGATGCACAACACGTCCAGGCCCTGATACTGACGGTCAATGCAGTAGTTGGCACCGACGCATTGTTTGATCTGGTCAACCTGGCCCATTTTGATCTTGGCGATCAAGTGCGGGTCGGCGATGTGGGCGCGGGTCATGCCGACCATGTCCACGTAGCCGCCTTCCAGAATACGGGTTGCCTGGTTCGGGTCCTTGATGTTCTGCGCATGCAGCACCGGCGCCTTCACCACTTCCTTGATACCGGCGGCCAGGTGCAGGAACGGCTCCGGTGGATAACTCATGTTCGGGATAACGTTGGCCAGGGTGTTGTGGGTGTCGCAACCCGAGCCCACGACGCCGATGAAGTCGATCATGCCGGTGTCGTCGTAATACTTGGCGATCTGCTTCATGTCCTCGTGGGACAAGCCGTCCGGGTGGAATTCATCACCGCACAGGCGGATGCCGACGCAGAAATCCGGGCCGACTTCGGCCCGCACAGCCTTGATCACTTCCAGGCCGAAACGCATACGGTTTTCGAAGCTGCCGCCCCATTCGTCGGTACGTTTGTTGACTCGCGGGCTCCAGAACTGGTCGATCATGTGCTGGTGCACGGCGGACAGTTCGACGCCGTCCAGGCCACCGGCCTTGGCGCGTGCTGCAGCGCTGGCGTAGTTGCCGATCACGCGCCAGATTTCTTCCGGCTCGATGGTTTTGCAGGTCGCACGGTGCACCGGTTCACGGATGCCCGACGGCGACAGCAGGGTCGGCCAGTGCTCGCCGTCCCAACGGGAACGACGGCCCATGTGGGTAATCTGGATCATGATCTTGGCGCCATGCTTGTGCATGGCATCGGCCAGGTTCTGGAAGTGCGGAATGATCCGGTCATCGGCCAGGTTGACCGACTTCCACCAGCCTTGCGGGCTGTCGATGGCCACGCTGGAGGAACCGCCGCAAATCGCCAGGCCGATCCCGCCCTTGGCTTTCTCTTCGTAATACTTGACGTACCGGTCGGTGGTCATGCCGCCGTCGGTCGCGTAGACCTCGGCGTGCGCGGTGCTGAGCACGCGGTTACGGATGGTCAGTTTGCCGATCTGGATCGGCTGGAACATTGCTTCGAAAGCCATGGCGGGGTCCTCGACTTACAACGGCTTGACGGTGAACAAACCGTCGTCGTGGCCTTCTTCGGAGCCACCGTAGACTTGCTCGGCAACCGTGCGAATCTTGCTGCCGCGGGCCTGCAGAATCTGGTCCATGGCACCGGCAAACCAACCGGTAAACATGTAGTCGACCTTGCGCCCGACCTTGCCGTACACGTAGACGAACGCCGAGTGTTCGAGCTTGACGCTGGCGGTGCCTTTGTCGAGGTCGATGTCCTGGATCTTGAACAGGCCCCAGCCGCGCTGCGACAGGCGCTTCATGTAGTGCTCGAACACCGCGACGCCTTCCAGGCCGTGGCATTCGGCTTCTTTTTCACACCAGTGCCAGGCGGATTTGTAGCCGGCCTTGTAGAGGATCTCGGCGTAGGCTTCGGCGCCCAGCACTTCCTCGATGCCCATGTGGTTGTTGACGAAGAAGTGACGCGGTACGTACAGCATCGGCAGGGCGTCGGAGGTCCAGACACCGGTTTCACTGTCGACTTCGATTGGCAATTGCGGGGCGATCTTGGCCATGGAAACTTAACTCCAGAAAAATTTTGGTGTTGCCCCCGGCACGGACGGCCGGGGGAAAGGATTCAGAGGTGCGGTGGCTTATTCGCCCCAGACGTCCTTGAGGACGTTGACCCAGTTCTCGCCCATGATCTTGCGCACCACTCGCTCGGAGTGGCCGCGCTTGAGCAGGGTTTCGGTCAGGTTCGGGAACTCGCCGACGGTGCGGATTCCCAGCGGGTTGATGATCTTGCCGAAGCTGGTCAGACGGCGGGCGTAGCCCTTGTCATGGGTCAGGTATTCGAAGAAGTCCTGGCCATGGCCCTGGGTGAAGTCGGTGCCGATACCGATGGCGTCTTCGCCAACGATGTTCATGGTGTATTCGATGGCTTCGGCGTAGTCGTCGATGGTCGAATCGATGCCCTTGGCCAGGAACGGCGCGAACATGGTCACACCGACGAAACCGCCGTGATCGGCGATGAACTTCAGTTCTTCATCGGATTTGTTGCGCGGGTGGATTTTCAGACCCGACGGCAGGCAGTGGGAGTAGCAGACCGGTTTCTTGGATTCGAGGATGACTTCTTCGGAAGTTTTCGAACCGACGTGGGACAGGTCGCACATGACCCCGACGCGGTTCATCTCGGCAACGATTTCACGGCCGAAGCCCGACAGGCCGCCATCACGCTCGTAGCAACCGGTGCCAACCAGGTTCTGGGTGTTGTAGCACATCTGCACGATACCGACGCCGAGCTGCTTGAACACCTCGACGTAGCCGATCTGGTCTTCGAAGGCGTGAGCATTCTGGAAGCCGAACAGGATGCCGGTCTTGCCCTGCTCCTTGGCTTTACGGATGTCGGCGGTGGTGCGCACCGGAATCACCAGGTCGCTGTTCTCGCGGATCAGCTTCTGGCTGGCGGCAATGTTGTTGACGGTGGCCTGAAACCCCTCCCACACCGACACGGTGCAGTTGGCAGCGGTCAGACCGCCCTTGCGCATGTCTTCAAACAGCTCGCGGTTCCACTTGGCGATAATCAGCCCGTCGATAACGATGCTGTCGGCGTGCAATTCGGCTGGGCTCATCAGGCTGTCCCCTATTAGCGATTCATGCGCCGAATCGTGTGCCGGCGCTTTGGGGCCAGCATATGCCTGAGGACCGGTGCAGCCGGGTGCAAAAACGACAGAGGGTTTGCCGAAAGCGTCAATCCGCGACAAAGGGTCGTTATCGGGCCTTATCAGCTGGCTGTTCAATGCCGTCCTCTTGGGCCAGAATTCGGCACATTACTGGATGCTTACTGGATTTAGGGCGACGCAATGAAATCGATCTTCCTGGCTTTGGCACTGATAGCGACCGGCGTACAGGCGGCTGAAGAGTCCGACACCAACCCCTGCGATGCGGTCGAAAACGACGTCCAGACCCTGGAATGCTCGGTCTACAGCCGAACCACCGCCGAAGACCTGCTCAAGGACAACTACCAGAGCCTGACC
This genomic window contains:
- a CDS encoding dipeptidase, whose translation is MSPAELHADSIVIDGLIIAKWNRELFEDMRKGGLTAANCTVSVWEGFQATVNNIAASQKLIRENSDLVIPVRTTADIRKAKEQGKTGILFGFQNAHAFEDQIGYVEVFKQLGVGIVQMCYNTQNLVGTGCYERDGGLSGFGREIVAEMNRVGVMCDLSHVGSKTSEEVILESKKPVCYSHCLPSGLKIHPRNKSDEELKFIADHGGFVGVTMFAPFLAKGIDSTIDDYAEAIEYTMNIVGEDAIGIGTDFTQGHGQDFFEYLTHDKGYARRLTSFGKIINPLGIRTVGEFPNLTETLLKRGHSERVVRKIMGENWVNVLKDVWGE
- the dgcA gene encoding dimethylglycine demethylation protein DgcA; translation: MAFEAMFQPIQIGKLTIRNRVLSTAHAEVYATDGGMTTDRYVKYYEEKAKGGIGLAICGGSSSVAIDSPQGWWKSVNLADDRIIPHFQNLADAMHKHGAKIMIQITHMGRRSRWDGEHWPTLLSPSGIREPVHRATCKTIEPEEIWRVIGNYASAAARAKAGGLDGVELSAVHQHMIDQFWSPRVNKRTDEWGGSFENRMRFGLEVIKAVRAEVGPDFCVGIRLCGDEFHPDGLSHEDMKQIAKYYDDTGMIDFIGVVGSGCDTHNTLANVIPNMSYPPEPFLHLAAGIKEVVKAPVLHAQNIKDPNQATRILEGGYVDMVGMTRAHIADPHLIAKIKMGQVDQIKQCVGANYCIDRQYQGLDVLCIQNAATSREYMGVPHIIEKSTGVKRKVVVVGAGPAGMEAARVSAERGHDVTLFEKKEFIGGQITTASKAPQRDQIAGITRWFQLELARLKVDLRLGVAADAATILDLRPDVVVLAVGGHPFLEQNEHWGAAEGLVVSSWDILDGKVAPGKNVLVYDTICEFTGMSTADFLADKGSQVEIVTDDIKPGVAIGGTSFPTYYRSMYPKEVIMTGDMMLEKVYREGDKLVAVLENEYTGAKEERVVDQVVVENGVRPDEEIYYAMKEGSRNKGQMDIEALFAIKPQPSLSQAGDGYLLFRIGDCVAQRNTHAAIYDALRLCKDF
- a CDS encoding DUF5943 domain-containing protein gives rise to the protein MAKIAPQLPIEVDSETGVWTSDALPMLYVPRHFFVNNHMGIEEVLGAEAYAEILYKAGYKSAWHWCEKEAECHGLEGVAVFEHYMKRLSQRGWGLFKIQDIDLDKGTASVKLEHSAFVYVYGKVGRKVDYMFTGWFAGAMDQILQARGSKIRTVAEQVYGGSEEGHDDGLFTVKPL